The following are encoded together in the Brassica napus cultivar Da-Ae chromosome A9, Da-Ae, whole genome shotgun sequence genome:
- the LOC106429751 gene encoding heavy metal-associated isoprenylated plant protein 22 — protein MGALNFLSGYFSDHFYVSIRKRKKRKVMQTVNIKVKIDCDGCERKIKNAVSSMKGAKSVEVNRKMHKVTVSGYVDPKKVLKKVQSTGKKKAELWPYVPYTMVAYPYAAGAYDKRAPPGFVRKSEQAQAQPGGTDDKLMSLFSDENPNACTIM, from the exons ATGGGAGCTCTAAATTTTCTCTCTGGCTATTTCTCTGATCATTTCTACGTCTCAATAAGAAAACGGAAGAAGCGTAAAGTCATGCAG ACGGTGAATATAAAGGTAAAGATAGACTGTGACGGATGCGAACGCAAAATCAAGAACGCAGTTTCTTCCATGAAAG GAGCAAAATCTGTGGAAGTGAATAGAAAGATGCATAAAGTGACGGTGAGTGGTTACGTGGATCCTAAGAAAGTGTTGAAGAAAGTGCAGAGCACTGGGAAGAAGAAAGCTGAGCTATGGCCGTACGTTCCATATACTATGGTGGCTTATCCGTACGCAGCTGGAGCTTACGACAAAAGGGCCCCACCGGGTTTTGTGAGGAAGTCGGAGCAGGCTCAGGCGCAGCCAGGAGGTACAGACGATAAGCTCATGTCCCTTTTCAGCGACGAGAACCCTAACGCCTGCACCATCATGTGA
- the LOC106429817 gene encoding multicopper oxidase LPR1 produces MDSMLCRRRMNIAMVLILTLTWLGGICGEFEEQLFEVGKLKMFVDELPDMPRLHGFHYVHGVLKPISLQIGMFYTKWKFHRDLPPTPVFAYGTSRRSATVPGPTIEAVYGVDTYVTWRNHLPSSHILPLDLTISPAAPKYGGIPTVVHLHGGIHEPSSDGNADAWFTAGFRETGPKWTKTTMHYENMQQPGNMWYHDHAMGLTRVNLLAGLVGAYILRHDTVEAPLRLPTGNEFDRPLVVFDRSFRKDGSIYMNATGNNPSIHPQWQPEYFGDAIIVNGKAWPRLSVRRRRYRFRIINASNARFFRFFFSNGLDFVVVGSDSAYLSKPVTTKSVLLSPSEIVDVVVDFSKSPSCTAVLANDAPYPYPGGDPVNEESGKVMKFIVSDDYEADTWTIPNKLINYPPADVSNAVLTRYISMYEYVSDSDEPTHLYVNGLPYDAPVTETPKAGTTEVWEVINLTEDNHPLHIHLGLFKVVEQTALLAAGLEEFTGCMTKYNDAVMCRISKYARGKKTAVTAHERGWKNVFKMMPGHVTRILVRFSYIHSNASYPFDPTQEPGYVYHCHILDHEDNMMMRPLKVIK; encoded by the exons ATGGACTCTATGTTGTGTCGGAGAAGGATGAACATAGCCATGGTGCTAATACTAACGTTGACGTGGCTCGGTGGCATTTGCGGGGAGTTCGAGGAACAATTATTCGAAGTTGGGAAGCTAAAGATGTTCGTTGATGAGCTCCCAGATATGCCAAGGCTCCATGGCTTTCACTATGTCCATGGCGTCCTCAAACCCATTTCTCTTCAAATCGGCATGTTCTACACCAAATGG AAATTCCACAGAGATTTGCCTCCCACACCTGTATTTGCATACGGTACATCACGAAGAAGTGCAACAGTTCCTGGTCCCACGATCGAAGCCGTATATGGAGTAGACACATACGTGACATGGCGAAACCACCTCCCTTCATCTCACATCCTCCCTTTGGATCTAACAATCTCCCCGGCGGCCCCAAAATACGGCGGAATTCCCACGGTGGTTCACTTACACGGCGGAATCCACGAACCATCAAGCGATGGAAATGCTGACGCATGGTTCACTGCCGGTTTCAGAGAAACAGGACCCAAATGGACCAAAACGACTATGCATTACGAGAACATGCAGCAGCCTGGTAACATGTGGTACCACGACCACGCCATGGGTTTGACCCGAGTCAACCTTCTCGCTGGTTTGGTCGGCGCATACATTCTCCGCCACGACACCGTCGAAGCTCCTCTCCGGCTACCCACCGGCAACGAGTTTGACCGGCCATTGGTCGTTTTCGACCGTAGCTTCCGTAAGGACGGTTCTATTTACATGAACGCCACCGGGAACAACCCATCGATACACCCGCAATGGCAACCGGAATACTTCGGCGACGCAATCATCGTTAACGGAAAGGCATGGCCGAGATTATCCGTCCGGCGCCGGAGATACAGGTTCCGCATCATAAACGCCAGCAACGCTAGGTTTTTCAGGTTCTTCTTCTCCAACGGTCTCGACTTCGTGGTCGTTGGTTCCGACTCAGCGTATTTGTCTAAACCGGTCACGACTAAGTCGGTTCTCTTGTCTCCGTCGGAAATAGTAGATGTTGTCGTTGACTTTTCGAAGTCTCCGTCGTGTACGGCGGTGCTTGCCAACGACGCGCCGTATCCTTACCCTGGTGGTGATCCTGTCAACGAAGAAAGCGGCAAGGTTATGAAATTTATAGTCAGCGATGATTATGAGGCTGACACGTGGACTATTCCGAACAAGCTCATTAACTATCCGCCAGCTGACGTGTCAAATGCTGTGCTGACTCGTTACATATCTATGTACGAATATGTTAGTGACTCGGACGAGCCAACTCATTTGTACGTCAACGGCTTACCCTACGATGCTCCGGTGACGGAAACTCCAAAAGCAGGAACCACCGAG GTGTGGGAAGTGATTAACTTGACGGAGGATAACCATCCATTACACATTCATCTTGGACTGTTTAAAGTGGTGGAGCAAACGGCGTTACTAGCGGCAGGACTGGAGGAGTTTACGGGGTGTATGACAAAATACAATGACGCCGTCATGTGCCGAATTAGCAAATACGCACGTGGAAAAAAGACAGCGGTGACGGCGCACGAGAGGGGTTGGAAGAACGTGTTCAAGATGATGCCAGGACATGTTACGAGGATACTGGTTCGGTTCTCTTATATCCACAGTAACGCATCTTACCCGTTCGACCCGACCCAAGAACCCGGCTACGTCTACCATTGTCAC ATATTGGACCACGAGGACAATATGATGATGAGGCCGCTTAAGGTCATCAAGTGA
- the LOC106429755 gene encoding heavy metal-associated isoprenylated plant protein 37, which yields MTKDEDFKLLKIQTYSLRVSIHCEGCNKKVKKLLQRIEGVYHVKVEAEHHKVTVSGSVDSATLINKLLKAGKHAELWSPNPTTNPNQPQKPKTNDVIKNNQKGQKQGSAKSGLETFKPKNNPKGAACVKEEEDEDGGEEEDGEVQLPKAVNQQQQNVKKNSGGGGPMNNGNNGVNASKKVNQKQNSQNQNNSQAMATAMRMRNAAKVNSGVENNEIGALMGLAGFNGAATNAAVNPQNGIQQLQAPPLNNINSVTTHNMNNGNGGPSMMMNMNGYNPMNMQNRPLMHHHQPQQMMYQRPAFVPPPSNGYYYNYTPSPYTYYPYYPYPSDQHQQISHSSATNMPSDEDTSNNSSCNIM from the exons ATGACTAAAGATGAAGATTTTAAGCTCCTAAAGATTCAG ACTTATTCCCTCAGAGTTAGCATCCATTGCGAAGGTTGTAACAAGAAAGTCAAGAAACTTCTTCAGAGGATCGAAG GAGTTTACCACGTAAAGGTAGAAGCAGAGCACCATAAGGTAACCGTTTCAGGCTCTGTTGACTCGGCCACACTCATCAACAAGCTCCTGAAAGCTGGCAAACATGCCGAGCTCTGGTCTCCAAACCCAACTACAAACCCTAACCAACCTCAGAAGCCCAAGACTAATGACGTCATCAAGAACAACCAAAAGGGTCAAAAGCAAGGCTCCGCGAAAAGTGGTCTTGAAACCTTCAAGCCCAAAAACAACCCCAAAGGCGCGGCATGTGTCaaggaggaggaagatgaagacGGCGGCGAGGAAGAAGACGGAGAGGTTCAGTTACCTAAAGCGGTGAATCAACAGCAACAAAACGTCAAGAAAAACAGTGGAGGAGGAGGGCCAATGAACAATGGGAACAACGGAGTCAACGCATCAAAGAAAGTCAACCAAAAACAGAACAGTCAGAACCAGAACAACAGTCAAGCAATGGCGACGGCTATGAGGATGAGAAACGCCGCAAAAGTGAACTCTGGTGTAGAAAACAACGAGATAGGAGCTCTCATGGGTCTAGCTGGATTTAACGGCGCAGCAACAAACGCCGCCGTGAATCCTCAAAACGGGATTCAACAACTTCAAGCGCCTCCGTTAAACAACATCAACAGTGTCACTACTCACAACATGAACAATGGTAATGGAGGACCAAGCATGATGATGAACATGAATGGGTACAATCCAATGAACATGCAGAACAGGCCATTGATGCATCATCACCAGCCTCAACAAATGATGTACCAACGACCAGCTTTCGTTCCACCTCCAAGTAATGGGTATTACTACAATTACACCCCTAGTCCGTACACTTATTATCCTTATTACCCTTACCCATCTGACCAGCACCAGCAAATTAGTCATTCATCTGCAACAAACATGCCCAGTGATGAAGACACTAGCAATAACAGCAGCTGTAACATCATGTAA